The following are encoded together in the Pseudomonas sediminis genome:
- a CDS encoding HugZ family protein, which yields MSVKAGKHARELLLKEYRGVLSTHSRAMPGFPFGSVVPYCLDAEGRPLILISRIAQHTHNLGQDAKCSLLVGERGAEDVQAVGRLTLLAEARQLHDESEIEAAAQRYYRFFPQSRDYHRAHDFDFWRLEPVRWRFIGGFGAIHWLDQVNLDNPFATDGSEASMVEHMNEDHAKAIAHYVELAGLPQHEPAQMAGVDTEGFHLRIGQSLYWLAFPTSCNNPGQVREALVTLARAESWPTSGAPSA from the coding sequence GTGAGCGTGAAAGCCGGCAAGCATGCACGAGAATTGCTGCTCAAGGAATACCGTGGCGTGCTCAGCACCCACTCCAGGGCCATGCCGGGTTTCCCTTTTGGATCGGTGGTGCCCTACTGCCTGGACGCCGAGGGCCGGCCGCTGATCCTGATCAGCCGTATCGCCCAGCACACCCATAATCTCGGGCAGGACGCCAAATGTTCGCTATTGGTCGGCGAACGTGGCGCAGAGGATGTGCAGGCGGTCGGCCGCCTCACTTTGCTCGCCGAAGCACGACAGTTGCATGACGAGAGCGAAATCGAAGCGGCCGCACAGCGTTATTACCGCTTTTTCCCCCAGTCGCGCGACTACCACCGGGCGCATGATTTCGATTTCTGGCGGCTGGAACCGGTGCGCTGGCGCTTCATCGGCGGCTTCGGGGCCATTCACTGGCTCGACCAGGTAAACCTGGACAACCCCTTTGCGACGGACGGCAGCGAAGCGAGCATGGTCGAGCACATGAACGAAGACCATGCCAAGGCCATTGCACATTACGTCGAACTGGCCGGCCTGCCGCAACACGAACCGGCGCAAATGGCCGGCGTCGACACCGAAGGCTTCCACCTGCGCATCGGCCAGAGCCTCTACTGGCTGGCCTTTCCAACATCCTGCAACAACCCGGGGCAAGTACGCGAAGCCCTGGTAACACTGGCTCGCGCCGAGAGCTGGCCGACCAGTGGTGCGCCTTCAGCTTGA
- a CDS encoding FxsA family protein yields MRAFLFLFLLFPIIELALLIKVGSAIGVLPTLLLIIGTAILGSVLLRVAGVATAWRAREKLSRGELPEQEMLEGLLIAVGGGLLLLPGFISDIFGVLCLIPFTRRLLVGKIRRRAEEQALRQRAFFDDQAARSGQTRPNVLEGEYERRD; encoded by the coding sequence ATGCGCGCCTTTTTGTTTCTCTTCCTGCTGTTCCCGATCATCGAGCTGGCCCTGCTGATCAAGGTCGGCAGCGCGATTGGCGTGCTGCCCACCCTGCTGCTGATCATCGGCACCGCGATTCTCGGCAGCGTGCTGCTGCGCGTCGCCGGAGTCGCCACTGCCTGGCGCGCCCGTGAAAAACTCTCGCGTGGCGAGCTGCCCGAGCAGGAAATGCTCGAAGGCCTGCTGATCGCCGTCGGCGGTGGCCTGCTGCTGTTGCCGGGCTTCATCAGCGACATCTTCGGCGTGCTCTGCCTGATTCCGTTCACCCGCCGCCTTTTGGTTGGCAAGATTCGCCGCCGTGCCGAGGAGCAGGCCCTGCGTCAGCGCGCCTTCTTCGATGACCAGGCCGCCCGCTCCGGACAGACTCGCCCCAACGTGCTCGAAGGCGAGTACGAGCGCCGCGACTGA
- a CDS encoding co-chaperone GroES has translation MKLRPLHDRVVIRRSEEETKTAGGIVLPGSAAEKPNQGEVVAVGTGKVLDNGEVRPLAVKVGDKVVFGPYSGSNTVKVDGEDLLVMGENEILAVIEA, from the coding sequence ATGAAGCTTCGTCCTCTGCATGACCGCGTCGTGATCCGTCGCAGCGAAGAAGAGACCAAAACCGCAGGCGGCATCGTGCTGCCGGGTTCGGCCGCCGAGAAGCCGAACCAGGGTGAAGTCGTTGCCGTCGGTACCGGTAAGGTTCTGGATAACGGCGAAGTCCGTCCGCTGGCCGTCAAGGTCGGTGACAAAGTGGTATTCGGCCCTTACTCCGGCAGCAACACCGTCAAGGTCGACGGCGAAGACCTGCTGGTAATGGGCGAGAACGAAATCCTCGCTGTCATCGAAGCCTGA
- the groL gene encoding chaperonin GroEL (60 kDa chaperone family; promotes refolding of misfolded polypeptides especially under stressful conditions; forms two stacked rings of heptamers to form a barrel-shaped 14mer; ends can be capped by GroES; misfolded proteins enter the barrel where they are refolded when GroES binds), with translation MAAKEVKFGDSARKKMLVGVNVLADAVKATLGPKGRNVVLAKSFGAPTITKDGVSVAKEIELKDAFENMGAQLVKDVASKANDAAGDGTTTATVLAQAIVNEGLKSVAAGMNPMDLKRGIDKATTAIVAQLKDLAKPCADSKAIAQVGTISANSDSSIGDIIAEAMDKVGKEGVITVEEGSGLENELSVVEGMQFDRGYLSPYFINKPDTMVAELEGPLLLLVDKKISNIRELLPVLEAVAKAGRPLLIVAEDVEGEALATLVVNNMRGIVKVAAVKAPGFGDRRKAMLQDIAILTGGTVISEEVGLSLESATLEHLGNAKRVVLNKDNTTIIDGAGAQVDIEARVAQIRKQVEETSSDYDKEKLQERLAKLAGGVAVIKVGAATEVEMKEKKARVEDALHATRAAVEEGVVPGGGVALVRALQAIDGLKGDNEDQNVGIALLRRAVEAPLRQIVANAGGEPSVVVDKVKQGSGNFGFNAATDTYGDMIEMGILDPAKVTRSALQAAASIGGLMITTEAMVAEAADDKAPAMPDMGGMGGMGGMGGMM, from the coding sequence ATGGCTGCTAAAGAAGTCAAGTTTGGCGATTCCGCCCGCAAGAAAATGCTCGTTGGCGTCAACGTACTGGCCGACGCCGTCAAAGCCACCCTCGGCCCGAAAGGCCGTAACGTGGTGCTGGCCAAATCCTTCGGCGCCCCGACCATCACCAAAGACGGTGTGTCGGTTGCCAAGGAAATCGAACTGAAAGACGCCTTCGAAAACATGGGCGCCCAGCTGGTCAAGGACGTAGCGTCCAAGGCCAACGATGCAGCCGGTGACGGCACCACCACCGCTACCGTTCTGGCTCAAGCCATCGTCAACGAAGGCCTGAAGTCCGTCGCTGCCGGCATGAACCCGATGGACCTGAAGCGCGGCATCGACAAGGCAACCACCGCCATCGTTGCTCAGCTGAAAGACCTGGCCAAGCCGTGCGCTGACTCCAAGGCCATCGCCCAGGTAGGTACCATCTCCGCCAACTCCGACAGCTCCATCGGTGACATCATCGCCGAAGCCATGGACAAGGTCGGTAAAGAAGGCGTCATCACCGTTGAAGAAGGCTCGGGCCTGGAAAACGAACTGTCCGTCGTAGAAGGCATGCAGTTCGACCGCGGCTACCTGTCGCCGTACTTCATCAACAAGCCGGACACCATGGTTGCCGAGCTGGAAGGCCCGCTGCTGCTGCTGGTCGACAAGAAGATCTCCAACATCCGCGAACTGCTGCCGGTTCTGGAAGCCGTTGCCAAGGCTGGCCGTCCGCTGCTGATCGTGGCTGAAGACGTCGAAGGCGAAGCGCTGGCTACCCTGGTCGTCAACAACATGCGTGGCATCGTCAAAGTAGCAGCCGTCAAGGCTCCGGGCTTCGGCGACCGCCGCAAGGCCATGCTGCAGGACATCGCCATCCTGACCGGCGGTACCGTCATCTCCGAAGAAGTTGGCCTGTCCCTGGAAAGCGCCACTCTGGAGCACCTGGGTAACGCCAAGCGCGTCGTGCTGAACAAGGACAACACCACCATCATCGATGGTGCTGGTGCCCAGGTCGACATCGAAGCCCGCGTTGCACAGATCCGCAAGCAGGTCGAAGAAACCTCTTCCGACTACGACAAAGAGAAGCTGCAAGAGCGTCTGGCCAAGCTGGCTGGCGGTGTTGCCGTGATCAAGGTTGGCGCTGCCACCGAAGTCGAGATGAAAGAGAAGAAAGCCCGCGTTGAAGACGCCCTGCACGCTACCCGCGCAGCCGTCGAAGAAGGCGTGGTACCTGGCGGCGGTGTAGCCCTGGTACGTGCCCTGCAGGCCATCGACGGCCTGAAAGGCGACAACGAAGACCAGAACGTCGGTATCGCTCTGCTGCGTCGCGCTGTTGAAGCGCCGCTGCGTCAGATCGTTGCCAACGCCGGCGGCGAGCCGAGCGTAGTGGTCGACAAGGTCAAGCAGGGTTCGGGCAACTTCGGCTTCAACGCCGCGACCGACACCTACGGCGACATGATCGAGATGGGTATTCTCGATCCGGCCAAGGTCACCCGTTCGGCCCTGCAAGCTGCTGCTTCCATCGGCGGCCTGATGATCACCACCGAGGCCATGGTTGCCGAAGCGGCTGACGACAAGGCTCCGGCCATGCCTGATATGGGTGGCATGGGCGGTATGGGTGGTATGGGCGGTATGATGTAA
- a CDS encoding lipopolysaccharide kinase InaA family protein produces MALCSTSEIPQQAFQHWWQQQGDWVEEPNVRRGGESGVQRLLDETGVLYAKKQIGHIYRSLLHPQGRPTVLRERKALQALPSLGVMVPRMIYCGIDYDQQQGWRGLLVTEALEGFENIELWYAQGGREACGEAMHTQLLQLVGATLARMHLGRWQHGCLYAKHIFVRIDGETPQVALLDLEKSRRRLTRLQAAQHDLPQLRRHSPWCDADWQQLLQGYRQIFADGAKGLGTAIA; encoded by the coding sequence ATGGCCCTTTGCAGCACGAGCGAAATCCCTCAGCAGGCATTCCAACACTGGTGGCAACAGCAAGGTGATTGGGTCGAAGAGCCCAACGTTCGTCGCGGCGGCGAAAGTGGTGTGCAGCGTCTGCTGGATGAAACCGGCGTGCTCTACGCCAAGAAACAGATCGGCCATATCTACCGCAGCCTGCTGCACCCGCAGGGGCGCCCCACCGTCCTGCGCGAACGCAAAGCCCTGCAGGCCCTGCCCTCTCTGGGCGTGATGGTGCCGCGGATGATCTATTGCGGTATCGATTATGACCAGCAGCAAGGCTGGCGCGGCCTGCTGGTGACAGAGGCGCTGGAAGGCTTCGAGAACATCGAGCTCTGGTATGCCCAAGGCGGCCGTGAAGCGTGCGGCGAGGCGATGCATACCCAGTTGCTGCAACTGGTTGGTGCGACGCTGGCACGTATGCACCTGGGGCGCTGGCAGCATGGCTGCCTCTATGCCAAACACATCTTCGTGCGCATCGACGGCGAAACGCCGCAGGTGGCCCTGCTCGATCTGGAAAAAAGCCGTCGCCGCCTGACCCGCCTCCAGGCCGCTCAGCACGACCTGCCGCAACTACGACGCCATAGCCCCTGGTGCGACGCCGACTGGCAACAACTATTGCAGGGCTATCGCCAGATATTCGCCGATGGCGCCAAAGGTCTCGGCACAGCTATTGCCTGA
- a CDS encoding arylamine N-acetyltransferase family protein: MTEPFMLDLHTYLGRLGCSSAPPPNLDTLRELQARHTAEFPFETLASMLRVPVEVEPAAIQDKLLRQGRGGYCFELNRLYLLLLQALGFDARGLTGRVVMGGPEDALPARTHMLVLVTIDGVRYISDVGFGGMVPTGPLLLDSEAEQATPHEPYRLTLVDDTYTLRALVAGSWRAMYVFDLQQVADIDYVVGNWYVCTHPDSPFLGQMIAARTGPGLRKTLNNGSFAIHRLGQASERVQLQSVDEVLRVLREEFGIRGPEHPEGREIIERLIVGA, translated from the coding sequence ATGACCGAGCCATTCATGCTGGATCTACACACCTACCTCGGGCGCCTGGGGTGCTCGTCGGCGCCGCCGCCGAACCTCGACACTCTGCGTGAGCTGCAGGCGCGACACACTGCCGAATTCCCCTTCGAAACCCTGGCCAGCATGCTGCGCGTGCCGGTGGAGGTCGAACCCGCCGCGATTCAGGACAAGCTGCTACGCCAGGGCCGTGGCGGTTACTGCTTCGAGCTCAACCGCCTGTACCTGCTGCTGTTGCAGGCGCTGGGCTTCGACGCGCGTGGGCTGACCGGCCGTGTAGTGATGGGCGGGCCGGAAGACGCCCTGCCGGCACGCACCCATATGCTGGTGCTGGTGACCATCGATGGCGTGCGCTACATCAGCGACGTCGGCTTCGGCGGTATGGTGCCGACGGGCCCACTGCTACTCGATAGCGAGGCTGAGCAGGCCACACCGCATGAGCCCTATCGCCTGACGCTGGTGGACGACACCTACACCCTGCGCGCATTGGTCGCCGGCAGCTGGCGGGCGATGTATGTGTTCGATCTGCAGCAGGTGGCGGATATCGATTACGTGGTGGGAAATTGGTACGTGTGCACCCACCCGGATTCGCCTTTCCTCGGCCAGATGATCGCCGCCCGCACCGGGCCAGGCCTGCGCAAGACGCTTAACAATGGCAGCTTCGCCATTCACCGCCTGGGGCAGGCGAGTGAGCGGGTCCAGTTGCAGAGTGTCGATGAGGTGCTCAGGGTGTTGCGCGAGGAGTTTGGGATTCGGGGGCCGGAGCATCCTGAGGGGCGGGAGATCATCGAGCGGTTGATTGTGGGGGCGTGA
- a CDS encoding CoA-acylating methylmalonate-semialdehyde dehydrogenase produces the protein MSHIPHLINGERVAGNGRSAPVYNPSTGDSTSAVGLADRATMQLAIDAAKAAFPAWRNTPPAKRAQIMFRFRQLLEQNENEIAALISAEHGKTLEDAVGELKRGIENVEFACAAPDILKGEYSRNVGPNIDAWTDLQPIGVVAGITPFNFPAMVPLWMYPLAIVCGNCFILKPSERDPSSTLFIAELLNQAGLPKGVLNVVNGDKDAVDALIEAPEVKALSFVGSTPIAEYIYSEGTKRGKRVQALGGAKNHAVLMPDADLDNAVSALMGAAYGSCGERCMAISVAVCVGDQIADALVEKIVPQIQALKIGAGTSCGLDMGPLVTAAARDKVKGYIDAGVEQGAKLVVDGRDLVVAGNENGYFVGGTLFDKVTPEMTIYTDEIFGPVLCIVRVGSLEEAMQLINDHEYGNGTCIFTRDGEAARLFCDEIEVGMVGVNVPLPVPVAYHSFGGWKRSLFGDLHAYGPDGVRFYTRKKAITQRWPARKSHEAAQFAFPSNG, from the coding sequence ATGAGCCACATCCCGCACCTGATCAACGGCGAACGCGTTGCCGGCAACGGTCGCAGCGCCCCGGTGTACAACCCGTCCACCGGCGACTCCACCAGCGCCGTCGGCCTGGCTGATCGCGCCACCATGCAACTGGCCATCGACGCCGCCAAGGCTGCCTTCCCGGCCTGGCGCAACACCCCGCCGGCCAAGCGCGCGCAGATCATGTTCCGCTTCAGGCAGTTGCTGGAGCAGAACGAGAACGAAATCGCCGCACTGATCAGCGCCGAGCATGGCAAGACCCTCGAAGACGCCGTCGGTGAACTCAAGCGCGGCATCGAGAACGTCGAGTTCGCCTGCGCCGCCCCGGACATTCTCAAGGGCGAATACAGCCGCAACGTCGGCCCGAACATCGACGCCTGGACCGATCTGCAACCCATTGGCGTCGTGGCAGGAATTACCCCGTTCAACTTCCCGGCCATGGTGCCGCTGTGGATGTACCCGCTGGCCATCGTCTGCGGTAACTGCTTCATCTTGAAGCCATCCGAGCGCGACCCGAGCTCCACCCTGTTCATCGCCGAACTGCTGAACCAGGCCGGCCTGCCCAAGGGCGTGCTGAACGTGGTCAACGGCGACAAGGACGCGGTCGATGCGCTGATCGAAGCGCCTGAGGTCAAGGCCCTGAGCTTCGTCGGCTCGACCCCGATCGCCGAATACATCTACAGCGAAGGCACCAAGCGTGGCAAACGCGTGCAGGCCCTGGGCGGCGCCAAGAACCACGCCGTGCTGATGCCCGATGCCGACCTGGACAACGCCGTCAGCGCACTGATGGGTGCGGCCTACGGCTCCTGCGGCGAGCGCTGCATGGCCATCTCCGTGGCCGTGTGCGTGGGTGACCAGATCGCCGATGCGCTGGTCGAGAAAATCGTCCCGCAGATCCAGGCGCTGAAAATCGGTGCCGGTACCTCCTGCGGCCTGGACATGGGCCCGCTGGTCACCGCTGCCGCGCGCGACAAGGTCAAGGGCTACATTGACGCTGGGGTCGAGCAGGGCGCCAAGCTGGTGGTCGACGGCCGTGATCTGGTGGTCGCTGGCAACGAGAACGGTTACTTCGTCGGTGGCACCCTGTTCGACAAGGTGACCCCGGAGATGACCATCTACACCGACGAAATCTTCGGCCCGGTGCTGTGCATCGTCCGCGTCGGCAGCCTGGAAGAAGCCATGCAGCTGATCAACGATCACGAGTACGGCAACGGCACCTGCATCTTCACTCGTGACGGTGAAGCCGCGCGCCTGTTCTGCGACGAGATCGAAGTCGGCATGGTCGGCGTCAACGTACCGCTGCCGGTGCCGGTGGCTTACCACAGCTTCGGCGGCTGGAAGCGTTCGCTGTTCGGCGACCTGCATGCCTACGGCCCGGATGGCGTGCGCTTCTACACCCGCAAGAAGGCCATCACCCAGCGCTGGCCGGCGCGCAAGAGTCACGAAGCGGCGCAGTTCGCCTTCCCCAGCAATGGCTGA
- a CDS encoding aspartate aminotransferase family protein, whose protein sequence is MNMPQTATPSLASQLKLDAHWMPFSANRNFQRDPRLIVGAEGSWLTDDQGRKVYDSLSGLWTCGAGHSRKEIQEAVAKQLGTLDYSPGFQFGHALSFKLAEQVADLMPGELSHVFFTGSGSECADTAVKMAKAYWRLKGQASKTRFIGRARGYHGVNIAGTALGGIGGNRKMYGQLMDADHLPHTLQPGMAFTKGMAETGGVELANELLKLIELHDASNIAAVIVEPMSGSAGALVPPVGYLQRLREICTQHNILLIFDEVITGFGRMGKWSGAEFFGVTPDLMNVAKQITNGAIPLGAVIASSEIYNTFMQQPSPEHMIEFTHGYTYSAHPVACAAGLATLELLKRENLIQQSAELAPKFEAALHGLKGTKHIIDIRNCGLAGALQIAPRDGDAVIRPFEAGMALWKAGFYVRFGGDTLQFGPTFNAKIEDLDRVFNAVGDVLNKLD, encoded by the coding sequence ATGAACATGCCGCAGACCGCAACCCCGTCCCTGGCCAGCCAGCTCAAGCTGGATGCGCACTGGATGCCGTTCTCCGCCAACCGCAACTTCCAGCGCGACCCGCGTCTGATCGTCGGCGCCGAAGGCAGCTGGCTGACCGACGACCAGGGCCGCAAGGTCTACGACAGCCTGTCCGGCCTGTGGACTTGCGGCGCCGGCCACTCGCGCAAGGAAATCCAGGAGGCCGTGGCCAAGCAACTCGGTACCCTCGACTATTCGCCGGGCTTCCAGTTCGGCCATGCGCTGTCGTTCAAACTGGCCGAGCAGGTCGCCGACCTGATGCCGGGCGAGCTCAGCCACGTGTTCTTCACCGGCTCCGGCTCCGAGTGCGCCGACACCGCGGTGAAGATGGCCAAGGCCTACTGGCGCCTCAAAGGCCAGGCCTCCAAGACTCGTTTCATCGGCCGTGCCCGTGGCTACCACGGCGTCAACATCGCTGGTACCGCGTTAGGCGGCATCGGTGGCAACCGCAAGATGTACGGCCAACTGATGGACGCCGACCACCTGCCGCACACCCTGCAGCCGGGCATGGCCTTCACCAAGGGCATGGCCGAAACTGGCGGCGTGGAACTGGCCAATGAACTGCTCAAGCTGATCGAGCTGCACGACGCCTCCAACATTGCCGCGGTGATCGTCGAGCCGATGTCCGGCTCCGCTGGCGCCCTCGTGCCGCCGGTGGGCTACCTGCAGCGCCTGCGCGAAATCTGCACCCAGCACAATATCCTGCTGATCTTCGACGAAGTCATCACCGGCTTCGGCCGCATGGGCAAGTGGAGCGGCGCGGAATTCTTCGGCGTGACCCCGGACCTGATGAACGTCGCCAAGCAGATCACCAACGGCGCGATCCCGCTGGGTGCGGTGATCGCCAGCAGCGAGATCTATAACACCTTCATGCAGCAGCCGTCGCCGGAGCACATGATCGAGTTCACCCACGGCTACACCTACTCGGCGCACCCGGTGGCCTGCGCCGCTGGTCTGGCGACGCTGGAGCTGCTCAAACGCGAGAACCTGATCCAGCAGTCCGCCGAGTTGGCGCCGAAGTTCGAGGCCGCGCTGCATGGCCTGAAGGGTACCAAGCACATCATCGATATTCGCAACTGCGGCCTGGCTGGCGCTCTGCAGATCGCCCCGCGTGACGGTGACGCGGTGATCCGTCCGTTCGAGGCCGGCATGGCTCTTTGGAAGGCCGGTTTCTACGTGCGCTTCGGTGGCGACACCCTGCAGTTCGGCCCAACCTTCAACGCCAAGATCGAAGACCTCGACCGCGTCTTCAATGCCGTTGGCGATGTCCTGAACAAACTGGATTGA
- a CDS encoding LysR family transcriptional regulator — translation MSSRRPDPLAQVSDFEIRLLKLFRSVVECGGFSAAESALGIGRSAISQQMSDLEQRLGLRLCQRGRAGFALTEEGREVYQSTLQLLAALESFRTEVNGLHQHLRGELNIGLTDNLVTIPHMRITNALARLKVQGPDVRINIRMTPPSEVEQGVLDGRLHIGVVPQVGALSGLEYQALYDERSLLYCAVGHPLFYVDDQQLEDQRLNAQEAIAPTFRVPPEVQSHYQALNCTASASDREGMAFLILTGRYIGYLPDHYAQAWVQQGRLRALKASSRFYDINLAAVTRKGRRAHLVLESFLETLAEA, via the coding sequence ATGAGCAGCCGCCGCCCCGATCCGCTGGCCCAGGTCAGCGACTTTGAAATCCGCCTGCTCAAGCTGTTTCGCAGCGTGGTGGAATGCGGCGGTTTTTCCGCAGCCGAAAGCGCCCTGGGCATCGGCCGCTCGGCCATCAGCCAGCAGATGAGCGACCTCGAACAACGCCTCGGCCTGCGCCTGTGCCAGCGCGGCCGCGCCGGTTTCGCCCTGACCGAGGAAGGCCGCGAGGTGTACCAGAGCACCCTGCAATTGCTGGCGGCGCTGGAAAGCTTTCGCACCGAGGTCAACGGCCTGCACCAGCACCTGCGTGGCGAGCTGAACATCGGCCTGACCGACAACCTGGTGACCATCCCGCACATGCGCATCACCAACGCCCTGGCGCGGCTCAAGGTGCAGGGACCGGACGTGCGCATCAACATCCGCATGACGCCGCCGTCAGAGGTGGAACAGGGCGTGCTCGACGGCCGCCTGCATATCGGCGTGGTACCGCAGGTCGGCGCCCTCTCCGGCCTGGAATACCAGGCGCTGTACGACGAGCGCTCGCTGCTCTACTGCGCGGTCGGCCACCCGCTGTTCTATGTCGATGACCAGCAGCTTGAAGACCAACGTCTCAACGCTCAGGAGGCCATCGCCCCGACCTTCCGCGTGCCCCCCGAGGTGCAGAGCCACTACCAGGCGCTGAACTGCACGGCCAGCGCCTCGGACCGCGAAGGCATGGCCTTCCTTATTCTCACCGGGCGCTATATCGGCTACCTGCCGGACCACTATGCCCAGGCCTGGGTCCAGCAGGGTCGCCTACGCGCGCTCAAGGCCAGCAGCCGCTTCTACGACATCAACCTGGCAGCGGTCACGCGCAAAGGCCGCCGTGCGCACCTGGTGCTGGAGAGCTTTCTCGAGACCCTGGCTGAGGCCTGA
- a CDS encoding methyl-accepting chemotaxis protein encodes MSELVSNVQEVSQNSHVTADKANTAGEKCREGRVQVDHAVSRINQLFSEMDDSIGAITSVEKESEEIAKAVDLIKSVAEQTNLLALNAAIEAARAGEQGRGFAVVADEVRSLAIRSHELTGEIDQTIGRLRQQVGSAVKTIRGSHQSAAQSVEQITLTANIFEQITGSMDQIIDHNIQIASAAEQQAAVVQGVEQNTLEIKSLSDSNAHEAQSTVNVSDELTGMTRNLHSLIANFKV; translated from the coding sequence ATGAGCGAGCTGGTCAGCAACGTTCAGGAGGTCAGCCAGAACTCCCACGTGACTGCCGACAAGGCCAATACCGCGGGCGAGAAATGCCGCGAAGGCCGCGTGCAGGTCGATCACGCCGTGTCGCGCATCAACCAGCTGTTCAGCGAGATGGACGACTCCATCGGTGCCATCACCTCGGTAGAAAAGGAAAGTGAGGAGATCGCCAAGGCCGTCGACCTGATCAAGAGCGTCGCCGAGCAGACCAACCTGCTCGCCCTCAACGCCGCCATCGAGGCCGCACGTGCTGGCGAACAGGGCCGCGGCTTTGCCGTGGTCGCCGACGAAGTACGCAGCCTGGCTATTCGCTCCCACGAGCTCACCGGCGAGATCGACCAGACCATCGGTCGCCTGCGCCAGCAAGTCGGCAGCGCGGTGAAGACCATTCGTGGCAGCCACCAGAGCGCGGCGCAGAGCGTCGAGCAGATCACCCTGACGGCGAACATCTTCGAGCAGATCACCGGCAGCATGGATCAGATCATCGACCACAACATCCAGATCGCCTCGGCCGCCGAGCAGCAGGCTGCGGTGGTTCAGGGCGTCGAGCAGAACACCCTGGAGATCAAGAGCCTCAGCGACAGCAACGCCCATGAAGCGCAGAGCACGGTGAACGTCAGCGACGAGCTGACCGGCATGACCCGCAACCTGCACAGCCTGATTGCCAACTTCAAGGTATGA
- a CDS encoding TetR/AcrR family transcriptional regulator, with product MTFEVPAHSANDKPAGRIRQKNEEAIIKAAEEEFARHGFKGTSMNTIAQNVGLPKANLHYYFNNKLGLYLAVLSNILELWDSTFNNLTVDDDPAEALEHYIRAKMEFSRRQPKASRIFAMEVISGGDCLSQYFNQNYLDWFRGRAAVFEGWIAAGKMDPVDPIHLIFLLWSSTQHYADFASQICRVKQSSRLTKQDFEQASDQLVQIILKGCGLTPAAKA from the coding sequence ATGACCTTCGAAGTCCCCGCCCACAGCGCCAACGACAAGCCCGCCGGACGCATCCGCCAGAAGAACGAAGAAGCCATCATCAAGGCTGCCGAGGAAGAATTCGCCCGGCACGGTTTCAAGGGCACCAGCATGAACACCATCGCGCAGAACGTGGGCCTGCCCAAGGCCAACCTGCACTACTACTTCAACAACAAGCTGGGGCTGTACCTGGCGGTGCTGAGCAATATCCTCGAGCTGTGGGACAGCACCTTCAACAACCTCACGGTCGACGACGATCCGGCCGAGGCGCTGGAGCATTACATCCGCGCCAAGATGGAATTTTCCCGGCGCCAGCCGAAGGCTTCGCGCATCTTCGCCATGGAAGTGATCAGCGGTGGCGACTGCCTGTCGCAGTACTTCAACCAGAACTACCTGGACTGGTTCCGTGGCCGTGCCGCCGTGTTCGAAGGTTGGATCGCCGCCGGCAAGATGGACCCGGTCGATCCGATCCACCTGATCTTCCTGCTGTGGAGCAGCACCCAGCACTATGCGGACTTCGCCTCGCAGATCTGCCGTGTGAAGCAGAGCTCGCGCCTGACCAAGCAGGACTTCGAGCAAGCCTCCGATCAACTGGTACAGATCATTCTCAAGGGCTGCGGCCTGACGCCTGCTGCCAAAGCCTGA
- a CDS encoding IMPACT family protein yields MAFTLLGPCEYREEIRKSRFIALAAPIASAAEAQAFIDSRSDLAASHNCWAWKVGNQYRFNDDGEPGGTAGRPILAAIEGQDCDQVVVLVIRWYGGIQLGTGGLARAYGGSAAKCLQAGERRELVLRQSFTCHLQFAELPLFKARLNEFDSLIESENYDATGARLQLAVAPAERAALERLLGDISRGRESLRAP; encoded by the coding sequence ATGGCCTTCACTCTGCTCGGCCCTTGTGAATACCGCGAGGAGATTCGCAAAAGCCGCTTCATCGCCCTCGCCGCACCGATTGCCAGCGCGGCCGAAGCTCAAGCCTTCATCGACAGCCGCAGCGACCTGGCGGCCTCGCACAACTGCTGGGCATGGAAAGTCGGCAACCAATATCGCTTCAACGACGACGGCGAACCGGGCGGCACCGCGGGCAGGCCAATCCTCGCCGCCATCGAAGGGCAGGACTGCGATCAGGTCGTGGTGCTGGTGATTCGCTGGTACGGCGGCATCCAGCTCGGCACCGGCGGGCTGGCCCGCGCCTACGGCGGCAGCGCAGCGAAATGCCTGCAGGCCGGCGAGCGCCGCGAACTGGTGCTGCGCCAATCCTTCACCTGTCATTTGCAGTTCGCCGAACTGCCCTTGTTCAAGGCACGCCTGAACGAGTTCGACAGCCTGATCGAGAGCGAGAATTACGACGCCACCGGCGCACGCCTGCAACTGGCCGTGGCGCCGGCCGAGCGCGCCGCGCTGGAGCGTTTGCTGGGCGATATCAGCCGCGGCCGCGAAAGCCTGAGGGCGCCATGA